The following coding sequences lie in one Rutidosis leptorrhynchoides isolate AG116_Rl617_1_P2 chromosome 4, CSIRO_AGI_Rlap_v1, whole genome shotgun sequence genomic window:
- the LOC139841106 gene encoding uncharacterized protein — protein MEKQVQCQDSEQVVAVDEYDYDKPLELILTHENLMTYLLPLNLISKEHSNYAPERPKWENLKHLKIRLSDIIFATDSFSKANLLWTEGHHQVYKAELEHFDQETFTLVEENNKSEVTKRRTTHHNIVTLLGFCDEDFELILVFENTSNKLSSYLKDTEKPILTWAECLRICLDVAYGLRYLHYGMEAQKVIIHRDISSDTIALDGNLGAQIAKFGKSVFLPSYLDDHTLYPDTIIGCFGYGYPEYMNIGKLNRESNVYSFGVILYEILCGKVIDLSHYTENEEEWVHEVRRCFHDGTIKDMVDPIIKEESGDIFALSKGPNKNSMDAFLKIVDACLVEIQDKRPTINVVIEELEKALMFQAKQNETNKIHLINSFRSKQQRHPQVSLEDIELATKNFHVENCVGGGGFGKVYKGKIPHSDNIIVAKQLDTTGGQGDKQFRNELQILVNYKHDNIISLVDYCDEKDAKIIVYEYAIRGSLDRHLNDSHLTWTKRLSICIDVASALDFLHGGDKTLATVIHRDIKPDNILLTGDWKAKLGDFGLSLTSAINNETDFVIDHACGTEGYVDPLYMKSRFLTKESDIYLFGVVLFEILCGRSTFDCKRQEHVHLSVFIKDVFEKGKGDHDEIVFEKIKKEIIPEALSVFQMIAYQCLNENSEKRPKAKEVVQQLKKALELQISYHTFSY, from the exons cacctaaaaatTCGACTCAGTGATATCATATTTGCCACCGATAGCTTTTCAAAGGCAAACCTTCTTTGGACTGAAGGTCACCATCAGGTATACAAAGCAGAACTTGAGCATTTCGATCAAGAAACTTTTACCTTAGTAGAAGAGAACAATAAAAGCGAAGTAACTAAGAGACGCACCACT CATCATAACATAGTTACTCTACTTGGATTTTGTGATGAAGATTTCGAGTTGATCCTTGTTTTTGAGAATACTAgtaataaactttctagttatctGAAGGACACTGAGAAACCTATTCTTACTTGGGCAGAATGTTTGAGAATATGTCTTGATGTAGCATATGGATTAAGGTACCTACACTACGGGATGGAAGCCCAAAAGGTGATAATTCATCGTGATATAAGTAGCGACACAATTGCTTTAGATGGGAATTTGGGGGCACAAATTGCCAAGTTTGGTAAGTCGGTATTTCTTCCTTCGTATCTAGATGACCATACTCTTTATCCCGATACGATTATTGGTTGTTTTGGTTACGGATATCCGGAATATATGAACATTGGTAAGTTAAATAGAGAATCGAATGTATATAGTTTCGGAGTAATTTTGTATGAAATTTTATGTGGTAAAGTAATCGATCTATCACACTATACGGAGAATGAGGAAGAGTGGGTACATGAGGTGCGAAGATGCTTCCATGACGGAACTATAAAGGATATGGTTGATCCTATAATTAAGGAGGAAAGTGGTGACATTTTTGCCCTGAGTAAAGGACCAAACAAAAATTCAATGGACGCATTTTTGAAAATAGTAGATGCGTGTTTGGTAGAAATTCAAGACAAACGGCCAACAATAAATGTTGTTATCGAGGAGCTCGAGAAAGCCTTAATGTTTCAA GCGAAGCAAAATGAGACAAACAAAATACATTTAATAAATTCTTTTAGAA GTAAACAACAAAGACACCCTCAGGTTTCACTTGAAGACATAGAATTAGCAACCAAAAATTTCCATGTTGAAAATTGTGTTGGTGGAGGAGGGTTTGGGAAAGTTTATAAAGGAAAAATTCCACATAGTGATAACATAATTGTTGCAAAACAATTGGATACGACAGGTGGTCAAGGGGATAAGCAATTTCGGAATGAGCTCCAAATTCTTGTTAACTATAAGCATGACAATATCATTAGTCTTGTAGACTATTGTGATGAAAAAGATGCAAAAATCATTGTCTATGAGTATGCAATAAGAGGAAGTCTTGATAGGCACTTGAATGATAGTCATCTTACTTGGACGAAACGACTTAGCATATGCATTGATGTTGCATCCGCATTGGATTTTCTTCATGGGGGTGACAAAACACTAGCAACGGTTATACATAGAGACATCAAACCCGATAACATTTTGCTAACCGGTGACTGGAAAGCAAAACTTGGTGATTTTGGACTTTCCTTGACAAGTGCAATAAATAATGAAACCGACTTCGTCATTGATCATGCGTGTGGGACAGAGGGCTATGTGGATCCACTTTACATGAAATCGCGTTTCTTAACCAAAGAATCTGATATATATTTGTTTGGTGTAGTTTTATTTGAAATCTTGTGTGGAAGATCAACGTTCGATTGCAAAAGACAGGAACATGTGCATCTATCAGTTTTCATTAAAGACGTATTTGAAAAAGGAAAAGGAGATCATGATGAAATTGTATTTGAGAAAATTAAAAAAGAGATTATCCCTGAAGCATTGAGTGTATTCCAAATGATAGCCTACCAGTGCTTAAATGAGAACAGCGAAAAACGACCAAAAGCAAAAGAAGTTGTGCAACAACTTAAGAAGGCTTTGGAATTGCAGATAAGTTATCATACCTTTTCTTATTAG